TGCCAAATCAATTCCAATATTTCCAAATCCCATTATAAAGACCTACACAAGCAGGGGataatatgtgaaaaataaactgaaacataatctcaaattaaTGTCAAAGCAAAGGGAAAATTGAAGAGATAAAGTAGAAACTGACTGTTTTCCCAAGAAGTGTTTCCCCAATAGGCTCTCCAAGCATTTTCTGCTTTACAGATATTTGCATTTCATTCTGCAACACCACCATAATCaatgaaaaaatagaaaatgaatttAAAGGTGCAGGTTTGAAAGAAATATGCTAAAATGTGAGTCGAGTAAATGGTAAagagatactgaagacaagagaTGATAAAAGGCTGCCAGTCATGAAGTATATGAAGTAAATTTGGTGAAGCTTTGCATATGAAATTGACTGAAATGATGACAAACCTACTAGAAATTTAGTTTGCGATGTAATGGCTATCCAATGCATTGAACAAAATAGTATTTAATCAAACGAAAAAGTACAGAAATGAGTTTGCAGTCTAGCTGAAATGCAAGAAAGAAAACAATGCTATCTCTCTTTAATTCAAATTGTGAAAGAGATGCGTGATCAAGCTCACCTTCAATATGCATAAACCAAGGTATGACTGCATTATTGAattattcatattttcatattactATATTAGACACACATCCTTAATTTCGAGGCTTGATCAAAGTTTTCTGGTAATAGAAAGGAAGATAGAGCACTCATGCCAGCAAACATTTATATCCATTCCAATTAGACTTGTGGAGGCTAATCTAGCTGATAAACAGCCATAGATCTCATAGCAGTTGTAAAGCCTACTGTCCCCTTCCACGGGTTGCTTAATCTACCACATTTTGGTCATGGTTTATTCCACTGATAAACAAATTGCATTGCAAAGTCTCTTTCATTTCTGTAACCCGGATAGTGGATACAGCTTTCAATTGTATGCAACAACCAAGCCAATAAGATTATAGTGAACTACATCACAATAAAAATAAAGTCAGCTATTTTTCATGTTTAACTATAATCATAAGAACATGCTACAGAAAAATGCAACTTTTAgttactaaataaaataaataaacctgTTTCCGAAGAAGGCCCAACATTAGATATATAGCCATTTCAGCACAAGATGCAGCATTTCCAGTAGCATCACCAGGAATTCGGGCAACTTTTATCCCATGCTTTTTAGCAGCATCAATATCAATGCCTTCATGCCGAAGTATGaaaaacgaaaatttaatacAGTAAATGTAAAGTGGCAAAAGCTTTAAGCTATGGAATGTTAACATTAAAAGAATAAGGACCTTCTAGGCCAACACCAAATTGCATTATAAGCTTCATCTGTTTTGCACGAGATAAGACATTTGAATCAAACCGCATGTTTTTTGAAACACAAAGATCATAGTTCCCAATATGATCAGGAACTTGCTTGAGGGGCACATCATCAACCTACAAGAAGTTCAATATAGAGAAGATCAATATGAAATAGGAAAGGTTCAAATTCAACAGAAAAGGAAAACAAGAAATTTGTGTGGCTTGCATTTCATTGGAACATTTTGGCATATGCTTGTTAGTGCATGTTTGGTTTATGATAATGCTTTAATATTTAAGTGCTACTCTATAGCAAAAAAGTACATAAGCAGGACAATTTGAGAAAAGTACTTGGATAAAAGGATACTTCTCCAAGTACTCTCTGGTATAAATTTGGGAAGCTGGAAAATGTGGTCCGCAAAAAAGAACACGAGTGATGGGTTTATCGTTGTCCACATCTTTCTTCTCTGCCATCGAAGACATACCTGCACTGAAGGACCTCAAAATCAACACAAAAGACCTTGGAAAATTAGAAGACAAAGCAAATTATAATTGAACTATATGCAATCCAAAATTTCCTGAAGCATTTCTCTATCTGATCGTCTAACCTCTACAGTAACAAAGACTACGGTAAGTCTGCCAAGATGCAATATTATAACAAAGACAACATGTATTgccattaaaaaaaacattgaatCAAACCCGGGCTACCTTTAGAGCAGAAATTAACTACTTCAATCTGGTATGTAATGACCTTCATTTCATCAGGTACTGCAGATAAAAACTAGTTTGGGCGGTAAAGCACCAAATTCTAGCCATTATGAAAATTATATTGGATGCTACTTGTACAACTGCCTAGCAAGGGTAGCTGTATAAGGAAGAAAATAAGTACTCTCACAGCATATCCGAGGACGATTAGGACATGATAATCTATGAAAGACTGATCACAGTCTCACAggaaatcaacattttgattTCATAGACCTTAACACGGTTAAACAGAGTTCCCCCTTGTTGAATGAGAAAGTCTCAATTCTTCTCTACAGTACCTCAAGTAACATTGAGTTTATTCCCAGAACAAAAGTGGGTTCAATTTAAATAGACTCTTTCCCATTGAAAACCAAGGATTACAAAATTCCATTTTCATCTCAAACCTTCCGCTAAAATGCTTCTCTTTTAAAGGAACGTTAGAAAACAAATAGAAGAATCGGGGAGAGAAGATTTGGTGGTTTACCTGCGAGTAAGTGGTGATGAGAAACAAGTGAGACCCAGAATCAGATTTTTGGCGTTGGCTACAGCAATCTGCCTTTTAATACACCGAACGAGCATTTCAATTTAAATACGAAACTCAACACAGAGCAGCCTGCACTAACTGTGAGTCTCTGACCCCCCcccctttatatatatttttaattaatcataatattgGGGTTATCCCCAATTTCCCCTTATAAAATGCTGACGAAGTTCGTCGTAATATTGGTATTTGTTCTTTCACATGTGTATGGATTTAGGGTTTTGATTCTGTTTTTTCCTTCTAAAGTTTATTGGGTTTTTCTTAGCTctggttgttgatttcatttatttatatacttTCTTGGAACATACGAGTTATTAACTGTTCTGTGTAACGGCTTCTATCTTTTCCGGGTTTATATTTATAATctatctaaaatatatataaaaacaaagttGATTTTTCAGTATCactaaattatcatttaaaaatatttataatttaatttaatttaaactattaattataaatttattttttaaaaaatttgtgataattttattaattctgTAATAAAATTACAGTTTGAATAAAAATCTAAACATACTActattaagttaaaatatttaataattaaagttaaaatattattttaaaattttttaattatatttattttataagtaaactgtttttattgtttttaggattttatctttaaatttttattaataaattttaatattttttcaaattgtttttgcatgatagttaattattttatcaagttatttttatatcaaatctcaatttattttttatttaagttgaaaaaaaaactcatgttttaacttttttttttatattaaaaacacgAATTTGTGATCAAATGGCCACTTCCGTGTCAGCCGTCAGGCTGGTGCAGCCAAGCTGTCAGGCGGCACTAGCTTGACAGAAGTGACCATTCGGTCACAAGTTCGTATTTTTAATACccaacaaaaatttaaaacataagttttttttagttaattttttttcaaaatgtttttGGGTGCCGCCTGAAATATCGGTggcatcaaataatttttttatactttcgTCTATTGAAAAAGAAACTCATATTTACTATACAAAATACGTGTGCCGCCAATTGATCCGACTACaccccaaaaaataattttttttattaaaaataaagtgATGCCGCCGATTGGTCAGGAATCACTTGTATTTTATTGTGCACTTTACCtattctcataaatattattcatgttatactattttcgtatatattgatttattttggctattttacccatttaacccaaaaaaattaatttttacaaaaataacccTGGTTTAAAAACATTTACCCAAATGACCTAAAATGAACAGTAATATTGGGTTATGGGAACCCAATGGCTGGCACCCCCTTTGTATTTTGGCCCCATGATTGCCTGATGATTGTGTCaggctttaaaaataatatttttttatttttattttgggacaTCAATGACCGGCATCAGGTTTTTTTTAAACCATATCATACCGATATACTCAAATAccagaatttgaaaaaaaaatttgggttatGGTCATCTAATGGCCGACACCAAAGTACTTCAAAAAAATTTTGGGGTGCTGGCCAATAAATGACCGACACCAACACCTTTTGCAGGTCCcaagacaatttttttttctttgagacACTAATGGTCGACACCACCTTTTTTAGgacctgaatttttttttttcggACACTAATGGCTGACACCAAGTATTAAAAAATTGTTTCTCTTAATTTTGGGAATCATATGGTCGGAACCCTCCCTCACTTTATATATAGGGGCTTTGTTTGGGATCTGATAATGTCAATTGatgagaacaaaaaaaaaattgagagaggCATTAAAATGAGAGTGTTTTGCAGTGTATCACCAAATGAGTATTTTGTAGTTGACTGCATATGAGAGTTTTTTGTAATGAACAACCGAATTTTGGGGTTGAATTATATACTATCATATTTTAACTGAGTTGAATTATATACTATCATGTCAACCGTAAAAGGTTATGCCATTAAGAGTTGGATGACTTTCTGCATGATAGATGACTAACTGAGATGTCCAACACAAATTGACATTATCTATGTTGTAAGAGCATTTATTCCGCAACTTATAGGTGGGGTACTGATGCAACGTAGGCCTGATCCAAGCAGAAGACGACTAATTGTGAAGAAACTActattaaaaaattttgtattacTTTTGTATCTTTAAATCAAATTTAGTTTGTATTATTTGTTGttcgaattttatatttttatattaattctttagaatatttgtatttttttgtatctataaatttaatttagtcgATATTATTTGTagtttcaattttatattttcgtGTAATAATTTCTTAAAATGTTTGTATTGTTTTGTATctgtaatttttttcttaaaaattagtTTCAATTAGGATCCATCAAGTGATCGGCGATGATGAATGGTGAACGACAGTGATCGGAGGTGATCGGCGACGGTCAACGGTGAATGACAGTTATCAATGGTGGTGGTCAGGTTTTGGGTTGAAGTATGTCATTTATAGTGGAGGACCATAGTGGCTGAGCAaggataaaaattgaaaaaaaaagtttcagGCCCTGACCCGTCGTGTCACATCAGAGCAGGCATAACCTACTAGTGCTAGCCATTCAAAGGCTGCCTGCTGGTGCCGACCAATTGATTGCCCGTTTTGAATGGCCTAACACAAGCCTATCATGCAATGTATTGTCACCTTTTTCcgttttttttcatttcaatttatattttaatttcattttattttatattcatttcacatttcatttcattacatttcatttaaatttatttttttcatttaaatttatttaaatttattttttttcatattcatttttttctgtttccattttttttcatttcaatttatattttaattttatttcatattcatttcaatgttaatttcatttcacattcattacaactttcatttcacatttcattttttgtttttcattttcatttttttccatttcaattttttccatattcatttttttctcatttcaatttatattttaatttcatttcaaatttcatttcatttcatattcatttcatattcattccaattttttttatttttttaattaaattttattttatttaattttttctcattttaaatttcattttatttcaaaattttaaaattcatttaaattcaaattttttctcatttaatttttttttcaaatcaaagttttagGCCCTGACCTGCCAGGTCACGTCTGAATAGGCTTAGGCTGCTAGTGCCAGTCATTCAAAGATCGTTTGCCACCTAGGCTCTGACTGGTGTTGACCAATTGATGGCCTGTTTTGACAGgctttgtaacagcccgatttttcagatgtgtcgaaaatagtggttttgaggccACCAAATATTGCGactaaattcataaatattattatttaatatttacgagtcaaatatgattttaaaaaggtttttgatttggtaatttatattttataatgatttattaggttcAAGTAGTAAGACcataaggtcaagtggttttagaaagtgaAGTATTGGgccctcgtttctataaaccgagccataaatatttttataaatatttacggagtgtcattaaggtggtattaaggtttcattgaaaaattttaaagttttgtttctataaaccgagcttttgtttagctcttacgagcttttgTTGGCGTATTCGAGAggaccagctcttatgagcttttgttGATGATGTACTTTTATCCAAAAGTCATTCTTCGAATGGAAAAATCTCAGTAAGGTGATTTATTTAACGAATTTGAAAggcatgttatttatttttgtattgatttgaatttggatgtatttatcgattgaagttgtgaatGATAGGGAGTTGTCATGgatgttttttattatttgatttattaaagtTAGTTTGGTTAGATTTTTGTTTATCTCGTCGAACTTACTAAAcatcattaagcttacttgtattGTTTAATGTTATTGTAAATTTTCGGAAGGTTAGACAATCGGATCGAGACAACCGGATcgacactcaagtcacactatccagtttatcTCGGTAGTTCTTGAAACGGTAAATTCGgatttatgacatgtataggctcttgtgctattttggttaatgtttggcttatgtaaatgttatgaatgatattttgtgcCGGTAACCAATTTGCAAAAGGTATGAAAATGAGGTATAGTTGTTATGCTAGTATGTGTGGCTTACTTATATTTGATTTGTTGTGGTTGTGGTAACTTTGTTAGGTATTTTGATTTGGTATTGCTTGAATgagttgataaattgaattaatttgtattttgagattaaattgtatataattgtggtaccaatgagggtacattggttaggcacatattaGGTTGGTTTTGATGTGTTTTTTACCCGATTAATgtcattttaattttgtattttggttagtatttgagtttcttaaggtccaagcaatttgattatgtttgtattaatgtattatttgaattatttactATTCTGTTATCCtataatacttcgtaaccctattatggcgacggatacgggttaggagtgttacaagcCTGACACAGGCCTGTCATACTGTcttgtcacttttttttttcatttcaatttgttttttaattttatttcactttcatttcaatttcatcgTTTCTCTCatttcatttgaattttatttgaatttttttttcttttttaattaaaacttaattttaattttaattttttctaaatgTCATGTcaattttattctcatttcaatttctttttaaatttcatttgaattccAATATCTtcttttaaatcttattaaacttattaaaaatatcaatttagccaaaaaaaaatcaattcatttcatttgatttgatttatttttaaatttattaaaaaatcaatttaaccaAAACAGGCCTTGATATGCGTGCCTTGACCTTGGTGCAGGCcattcaaagacaaaatttgaAAGGCCTGtgattttaaatcaatttttttttaattatatatccatttcaatttctattcaatttaaatttcatttcaacttcatttcaataaaaaattcaatttcttttttaaattttacccatatatcttttttaaatataatttcatttcacattcccaaatttaatttaatttaatttcattccaacttcatttaaataaaaaattcaatttcttttttaaattttactcatatcttttttaaatataatttcatttcattcccaaatttaatttaatttaatttaatttcattccaacttcatttcaataaaaaatttaatttcttttttaaattttactcataTATCTTTCTTAAATATAATTCCATTTTAATTTCACTTCATTCCCAATTTtaattagaggtgatcatgggccgggctcagacaaaattttagacccattttaTAGGCTCGGCCCAACGCTGCCCGAAATATGAGTCTGAAAATTTATCCAAGCCCGACCCAAAATAAAATTGCTAAATTCGAgcccggcccatattaattttttagcttatttcattaaataaaaaattaaaaatataataaatcaaatacatttaaaaacataaaaacaaatattaaaacaagaaacaaatataAAGTGagactaaaataattcttaaaacaatacacaaattgaaaatataataaaaagtggtcatattaaaattgaaaataaaaaagtaaatatgattaaaaataaaaaaaatatttagtatataattcaggccgggcccgggcaaaaaaagttttacccatatttcgggcctatatttttacccgaaccctctcatTTTTAGGGCGGCCCTTCGGGCTGAGCcgggtagcccaacccatgatcacctctaattttaattaatatatttaaagtgttttaaattaaatatgtatgtatattgtattataatttgtatattatttaagaaaacatgtattaattaatatatttaatcaattgtatcatttgaataaaGTATGtcatttgtataatttatatatttttataatgtttttacaAGAACATGTGCTCAATAATATATCATTCGTTATCTTCACGAGGCAATTGACTGAAAACATAGACACGATGTGGGCAAATTAATCGGTTGTGTCTGGATGTTCGACACACTGTGCACAATTTGGGTTTGCATGTCTCCTTGATGTCCATGTCATTTCGAATTCTCGTCGATTGTGGTCGAAATTTAGGATGCCTACGGAGACTAGGTCAGACACCATATTGAAAGTAGGCGATGAAATTTCCTAGTTCAAGACATCGGGGATTATAGGAAATTGTTTCCCCAGATACGCAATATGCGTTGCAACGTGTAGATCTCGTATATGAATTGTTCAACATTTAAGTTTGCTCTCGCACACACTGCATGAACATGTGCACACGGATATCAGAGAGTTCAAAATATCTCGTACTCGCAACGCCTATTTCATAAATCAACTAGGTACGACCTAGGTAGAAGACCTGAGCGATGGCTGATGTACTTTTGAACCCGGAAAGTCTCCAAGTAGCGCGAATACAATTCTGCGTTCATTATTTGCGTCATTCGATTGTCTATTGCCGTGGCCTTTCGGATGGCCTCAACGTACATGTGCTTAGCCTCGATCTGCTTAGCTTGTCTCAACCCTATCCTGGACATCAATGTGGCCAACCTATAGAATATTATcgagaaaacaataaaaaatggcAGATGATGTGTACGCCTCAAGAAGGAGTTAACCGCTTCTACTAGGTCGGTCGTCATCTAGCAATATAGAAACCCTTCATCATAACTTTGAGTCCATTGCTAGTTCTTCATGCTACCCAACCATATCCGGAGATCTATTAGTAAAGATAACATCTAAGATTCAAGCCTCGCAAACCTTAGCCTAAATTTTCACGATTCTAACTCATGAGCTGCATATGCAGTTTGgaattagtattttaaaagatTACAGACTgctaaaatttgaaaatgaatttttgaaataaatacaaACAATATTTTTTAACCATGTTCACGagttttttttcccattttctaCTTTTATAATCTCTGTGGAAGTTTACTGCGATGTGCCAGATACAATAAATAAACCTCCATGGAACCTCCGATCGCCTTATTGTAGCAAGTAGTCCCTTTGATCTGTCCGATATAAGGCAAATGTTGCCTTTTCTAATAACGTGCCTCCGCAGATTTCTGAGGAAAAATTCCCAGGACTCAAAGCACTCATACTCCACGATGGCAAAAGCGATCAAAAGTACATTTCGATTGCTGTCTTGTGCAACAGCCATCAAGAGTATTTGCATGTATTTACTGTACAACCAAGTTCTATCTACCTGCACCATCAGCTTGCAGTAAAGGAAGGTTCTAACACACAACTTGAATGTCCAAAACAATCGGTGAAAAACTCATTTCCTCGATTGTATCTCGCCATTTGGGCCTTTATACGATAGTGTTTACAAATCACTCATCGTCCTTAGCACATACTCCCGCATCACGGCTACTCACCATTGAAGCTCGTTGTATGATGCATATTAGTCACCATACGTGTAACaccctttgtaacaccccttacccgtattcgtcgccaaaATAGATtaggaggcattaccggagtttaccgaattaattttccattaatacgagttaaatactattcatttactaaaacatgtcatggcgtcctttagatgggcctccaaagcccaaaacatacttcgagaccaaatcaaaattaaatcgaaaccatagggaatttttcgcaaaatcccaaagtttttttttttgctcaatataacccctttataaatatctaaccttccctgcaaattttaaaaccgaaaccaatccaaccaaccaattcatttcaatcaatttgataccaaattatacttctattataattatactatttaacatattcatcattctttactttaatgtatatttattaaacaagtcttagtatttatataatcatcaaaccttatacatgccatataaatcaaaaagaaatttacaaaagctaccaAAGATAATCTTGATAGTGTGATCctctgtgttgatccgatcctccgtatacttccacgtcaatctacaagagacattgaTTACACTCAAGTAaacttatagaagcttagtaagttcataggcataaaacataaatcttaccaaatatttatacactaatacaatatacacaattattaagttcacctgtcaaccacggccattggtgagttcccttgtataaacttactaccacttatccatttcctttaattcttttgggcccatttgtcacatatcattctttaaccaaattagggaatggttacggaaaattgagtacttcactttcactttgccatagtataactatggccTTGCGTATGATCATTTATCACATTTTGAAGTCATAGTCCTGCCACGATCTTACactgatcacatttatcacttgtcactgatcagataagtgtagctaaagctaccacttatcacttatcacttgtaactgatcagataagtgtagctaaagctaccacttatcacttgtcacttgtcacttatcactgatcagataagtgtagctgaggctaccacttatcacttgtcactgatcagaagtactcaaatccgacattccgctcaatttaatcatttattcgattttcgggttgttattttattctctatttatcaataaatatatttcatcatacatattacattatataattcataaaattaacatataatcattaaacttcaaccatatgaacttacctgggtcgatttgcaaaatttgtgaaagttcagggactaatcagctactttttcttttcctcgacttgcttcgggttctcgatctattattgtaaaattattcacttatcagtattgacttcatcttcaacccgcttataagtaatattatctataatttaattatttacttatgtatattccaaTGTTGTCTATCcgtatcatagtcactaaattatttttatctttagctaaagaactcaaaattaggatccgctaattttacttgaaactagactcatatatattcttatcataaaatttttagaatttttggttgagccaataagtacagtttattctttaaagtcacccctgttctccTGTCTGACAattccaacccttcttcactaaaaattaattatctcttcatacagaattcagatgatgtctatgtttgtttctattgaaaatagatttaaaaatacaaatttaagcccctaattatttttctctaatttttgataatttttcaaattcaaaataggggaacccaaaatcattctgatattgtctcacaaaatctattatatctcatgatctacaattctattgcttacaccgtttcttctatgagaaactagactcaataagctttaatttcatatttttttaatattctaattcgatttatacaatttatggtgatttttcaaagttggactactgctgctgtccaaaactgttttagtgcaaatgttGATTTCGATTTTTGCCCCAAAATTcatagttcatacaattcagtccttactcaattaatccctcaatgaagctaaattttcctaattaatgctttacctagacattataagttatttcacaattatttaaattcataatttccatataaaaccctaacttcaaactctttcaccattagcaaacattcactttctattcaattctttcaataaaatcagcatataaacaatttaaaactctaattccatgctaaatcatcatatacttccagcacatattcatagaaacttccaatttctttcatagaatcaaaaactaatgaattcaacaagtggacctagttgtaaaagtcataaaaacacaaaaatttcaagaaataatcaagaattgaacttacttgcagtaaaaatatgaaaaaccagcttaataaaacccttctatggtgtttttttctgatgagaatgcagaaaaataatgagaaatctagataattcaaCTTTAGTCCTaggtttattaagtaaattttgcaatattctaatttttcccttaattcat
The sequence above is drawn from the Gossypium hirsutum isolate 1008001.06 chromosome A05, Gossypium_hirsutum_v2.1, whole genome shotgun sequence genome and encodes:
- the LOC107959380 gene encoding hydroxypyruvate reductase isoform X1; the encoded protein is MLVRCIKRQIAVANAKNLILGLTCFSSPLTRSAGMSSMAEKKDVDNDKPITRVLFCGPHFPASQIYTREYLEKYPFIQVDDVPLKQVPDHIGNYDLCVSKNMRFDSNVLSRAKQMKLIMQFGVGLEGIDIDAAKKHGIKVARIPGDATGNAASCAEMAIYLMLGLLRKQNEMQISVKQKMLGEPIGETLLGKTVFIMGFGNIGIDLAKRLKPFDVKIIATKRSWPSNSVVLNSKDFPTQNGVVDDLVDEKGSHGDIYEFASKADIVVCCLSMNKETVGIVNKPFISSMKKGALLVNIARGGLLDYEAVVQHLESGHLGGLGVDVAWKEPFDPNDPVLKFKNVILTPHVAGVTEHSYRSMAKVVGDVALQLHAGKPLKGIELVN